In Populus alba chromosome 1, ASM523922v2, whole genome shotgun sequence, a single window of DNA contains:
- the LOC118034036 gene encoding probable CCR4-associated factor 1 homolog 6 codes for MFSLIRHLGLSNFVVFDFVMSLLLKGDSILIREVWNDNLEEEFAHIREIVDDFPYIAMDTEFPGIVLRPVGNFKNSNDYHYQTLKDNVDMLKLIQLGLTFSDEQGNLPTCGTDKYCIWQFNFREFNVNEDVFANDSIELLRQSGIDFKKNNENGIDAVRFGELLMSSGIVLNDNVYWVTFHSGYDFGYLLKLLTCQNLPDTQAGFFNLINMYFPTLYDIKHLMKFCNSLHGGLNKLAELLEVERVGICHQAGSDSLLTACTFRKLKENFFSGSLEKYAGVLYGLGVENGQNTH; via the coding sequence ATGTTTAGTTTGATTAGGCATTTGGGATTAAGCAATTttgttgtgtttgattttgtgatgTCGTTGTTGCTAAAAGGTGATTCTATTCTAATTCGTGAGGTGTGGAATGACAATCTCGAAGAAGAATTCGCGCATATCCGTGAAATAGTTGATGATTTCCCTTATATTGCCATGGACACGGAGTTTCCGGGCATTGTGTTGCGCCCGGTGGGTAATTTTAAGAATAGTAATGACTATCATTACCAGACTTTGAAGGATAATGTGGATATGTTGAAGTTGATTCAATTGGGTCTTACCTTTTCAGATGAACAAGGGAATTTACCAACTTGTGGCACGGATAAGTATTGCATTTGGCAGTTTAATTTCCGTGAGTTCAACGTGAACGAGGATGTTTTTGCAAATGATTCGATTGAACTTTTGCGGCAGAGCGGGATTGACTTTAAGAAGAACAATGAAAACGGTATTGATGCTGTCAGATTTGGTGAGCTCTTGATGTCGTCTGGGATTGTGTTGAATGATAACGTGTACTGGGTGACATTTCATAGTGGTTATGATTTTGGGTACTTGCTTAAGCTGTTGACTTGCCAGAATTTACCGGATACACAAGCAGGGTTCTTTAATTTGATCAACATGTACTTTCCAACTCTTTATGATATCAAGCATTTGATGAAGTTTTGCAATAGTCTTCATGGAGGGTTGAACAAGCTTGCAGAGTTGTTAGAAGTGGAAAGAGTTGGGATATGCCATCAAGCAGGTTCAGATAGTTTGCTTACAGCTTGTACATTCAGGAAGTTGAAAGAGAATTTCTTTAGCGGCTCCTTGGAAAAGTATGCTGGTGTGCTGTATGGTTTAGGTGTTGAGAATGGACAAAATACCCattga